A part of Oncorhynchus gorbuscha isolate QuinsamMale2020 ecotype Even-year linkage group LG09, OgorEven_v1.0, whole genome shotgun sequence genomic DNA contains:
- the LOC124042875 gene encoding G protein-activated inward rectifier potassium channel 1-like has protein sequence MTCQARTSYTEDEVLWGHRFFPVISLEEGFFKVDYSQFHATFEVNTPPYSVKEQEENLLMSSPLMAPSLCNSGEGGKNSSMDCLENLEDKESTTTKLPSKLQKMQGGGCGRDGLPMPRKLLRMSSTTSEMIYPGSMGELPMKLQRISSVPGVSDEKQMSKMVSKISSDPISQSVADLPPKLLRMQGVGGVGGRMDGHLPPKLRKMNSDRFT, from the coding sequence ATGACTTGCCAAGCGAGGACCTCTTACACTGAGGACGAGGTTCTATGGGGACATCGTTTCTTCCCAGTCATCTCCCTGGAGGAGGGGTTCTTCAAGGTGGACTACTCTCAGTTTCACGCCACGTTTGAGGTCAACACTCCCCCGTACAGCGTGAAGGAGCAGGAGGAAAACCTGCTCATGTCCTCTCCACTCATGGCCCCGTCCCTGTGCAACAGCGGCGAGGGAGGGAAGAACAGCTCCATGGACTGCCTGGAGAACCTGGAGGACAAGGAGAGCACCACCACCAAGCTGCCATCCAAGCTGCAGAAGATGCAAGGGGGTGGCTGCGGACGGGACGGGCTGCCCATGCCTAGGAAGCTGCTGAGGATGAGCTCCACCACTTCGGAGATGATCTACCCCGGGAGCATGGGGGAGCTGCCCATGAAGCTGCAGCGCATCAGCTCTGTCCCCGGCGTCTCCGATGAGAAACAGATGAGCAAGATGGTCTCCAAGATCAGCTCCGATCCCATCAGCCAATCCGTGGCAGACTTGCCCCCCAAGCTGCTAAGGATGCAGGGGGTTGGGGGGGTAGGGGGCCGAATGGACGGACACCTGCCCCCGAAACTCAGAAAGATGAATTCCGACCGCTTCACGTAG